The Fusarium keratoplasticum isolate Fu6.1 chromosome 8, whole genome shotgun sequence genome includes a region encoding these proteins:
- a CDS encoding Poly(A)-specific ribonuclease yields the protein MPPPQLRGFSGGPAGAAPYHQGGFPSHGQPQGGHLGANQYLNANAQLGPFSAANNNAFTAGLNGQGFADTGFGSQSARMGFHGPAGLQQPQHGGQVHQNVLMEHPGIRSHPNKGRIREVWKHNLHEEMAVLRELVDKYPYIAMDTEFPGVVARPMGGFRGKSDYHYQCLRTNVDMLKVIQIGLTFFNEDGETPPARPSTNDSDFGLAARRAASNAPFPCSWQFNFKFSLKDDMYNEKSIESLQQAGIDFSLLERDGIDPHEFASLLIPSGLVCFDNVRWISFHGGYDFGYLTKLLICTPLPNDEVDFDTKMKLYFPTTYDVKHLMKYAIKLHNSGLLTPSDPSSAEILQKFEHKSGLENIAETLKIKRIGSAHQAGSDSLLTGKVFFQMRDKIFSSEIPDEHVGKVWGLGFPDSSVVMSMMNQQNAGNDGANNGNGQTGGPSTPNTTSAGLATTPGPQGHNTNGITNTGPMTPGGGGGVFGSFAFGGNR from the exons ATGCCGCCGCCGCAACTCCGGGGCTTCAGCGGCGGGCCCGCCGGCGCAGCGCCCTATCATCAAGGTGGTTTCCCTTCACATGGTCAACCACAGGGCGGCCACCTGGGCGCCAACCAGTACCTGAACGCCAATGCGCAGCTCGGACCTTTCTCTGCTGCCAACAACAATGCCTTTACTGCTGGCCTGAACGGCCAAGGGTTTGCCGACACAGGGTTCGGAAGCCAAAGCGCAAGGATGGGCTTCCACGGCCCAGCTGGCCTACAACAGCCGCAGCATGGAGGGCAGGTTCACCAGAACGTCTTGATGGAGCACCCAGGGATCAGGTCGCACCCTAACAAGGGCAGGATACGAGAGGTGTGGAAACATAACCTACACGAGGAGATGGCTGTGTTGAGAGAACTGGTGGACAAATACCCCTACATTGCGATG GATACCGAATTCCCCGGTGTTGTCGCAAGACCCATGGGAGGGTTCCGGGGGAAGAGCGACTACCACTACCAATGTCTGCGAACCAACGTCGATATGCTCAAGGTTATCCAAATAGGCctcaccttcttcaacgaGGACGGCGAAACCCCACCGGCACGACCATCAACAAACGACTCCGATTTCGGCTTGGCTGCTCGAAGAGCAGCAAGCAACGCCCCCTTCCCCTGCTCTTGGCAGTTCAACTTCAAGTTTTCCCTTAAGGATGACATGTATAACGAGAAGTCGATCGAATCACTCCAACAGGCGGGTATCGACTTTAGCTTGCTTGAACGCGACGGCATCGATCCCCACGAATTTGCCTCCCTTCTTATCCCCTCTGGTCTGGTGTGCTTCGACAATGTGCGATGGATCTCTTTCCACGGCGGTTACGATTTTGGCTACCTCACCAAGCTTCTTATCTGCACGCCCTTGCCCAACGACGAGGTCGATTTCGATACCAAGATGAAGCTCTACTTCCCGACAACATATGACGTGAAGCATCTTATGAAGTATGCCATCAAGCTACACAACTCTGGACTCCTCACACCAAGCGACCCCAGTAGTGCTGAGATCCTGCAAAAGTTTGAGCACAAGTCCGGCCTCGAGAACATTGCCGAAACCCTCAAGATTAAGCGCATTGGCTCGGCACACCAGGCAGGCTCTGACTCCCTCCTCACCGGCAAGGTCTTTTTCCAGATGCGCGACAAGATCTTTAGTAGCGAGATTCCGGATGAACACGTCGGCAAGGTCTGGGGACTGGGCTTCCCGGACTCAAGCGTTGTCATGTCTATGATGAACCAGCAGAACGCTGGCAACGATGGTGCGAATAATGGCAACGGTCAGACCGGAGGGCCAAGCACGCCCAACACTACAAGTGCTGGGCTTGCTACTACTCCTGGGCCCCAGGGCCACAACACCaacggcatcaccaacacggGGCCTATGACCCCTGGCGGTGGCGGTGGTGTGTTTGGCAGCTTTGCCTTTGGTGGAAACCGATGA